In Methanobacterium sp., one genomic interval encodes:
- the fwdF gene encoding tungsten-dependent formylmethanofuran dehydrogenase subunit FwdF has protein sequence MDTTEIIEGKDISVERTGEEDRKLLFKDDLCAACGLCEKICPVNAIEVQPTGAMVRTEQDVSSIDIDENKCVLCGMCSCICPFNALDMEIGGESIKTMDAYPQLIKSAEIQDDTCIYCKACETACPADAITIDRELPDRAKLVTGEIEIDKETCIDCGICEEMCPADAITMEHKLPTSDDPTVSSDINVDKDKCVYCLICKKSCPVDAIKAVCRSCSYGDYDLKPEDAETKGSSYVDEELCVNCGWCQDICPVDAATVTKPFEGTLELNQDLCQGCETCVMVCPCNVLSFPESSESGSKPEKLHKDEKYCIYCGACEKSCPVDAIKVTRTNINSTPIKSKSWQKAFDSVKN, from the coding sequence ATGGATACAACAGAAATTATTGAAGGTAAAGATATTTCTGTAGAGAGAACAGGCGAAGAGGATCGAAAATTACTCTTTAAGGATGACCTTTGTGCAGCCTGTGGTCTCTGTGAAAAGATATGTCCTGTGAACGCCATAGAGGTACAACCTACTGGTGCTATGGTAAGAACAGAGCAAGATGTAAGCTCTATTGACATTGATGAGAATAAGTGTGTTCTGTGTGGAATGTGTAGTTGCATTTGCCCATTCAACGCATTGGACATGGAAATAGGTGGAGAATCCATAAAAACCATGGACGCTTATCCTCAGTTAATTAAATCTGCAGAAATCCAGGACGACACATGCATATACTGTAAAGCATGTGAAACAGCATGCCCCGCAGATGCTATCACCATTGACCGGGAACTCCCTGACCGGGCAAAACTGGTTACCGGTGAAATCGAAATAGACAAAGAAACCTGTATAGACTGTGGTATATGTGAAGAAATGTGTCCAGCAGATGCCATCACAATGGAACACAAATTACCAACATCCGATGACCCAACAGTATCTTCAGACATAAACGTTGACAAAGATAAATGTGTCTACTGTTTGATTTGTAAAAAATCCTGCCCAGTGGATGCTATAAAGGCAGTGTGCAGATCATGTTCATACGGGGACTACGATCTAAAACCAGAAGATGCTGAAACCAAAGGAAGTTCTTATGTTGATGAAGAACTTTGTGTGAACTGTGGATGGTGCCAGGATATTTGTCCAGTAGATGCAGCAACCGTAACCAAACCATTCGAAGGAACCCTGGAACTTAATCAGGATCTCTGTCAGGGCTGTGAAACATGTGTAATGGTTTGCCCCTGCAATGTTCTATCATTCCCCGAGTCATCTGAAAGTGGTTCAAAACCTGAAAAATTACATAAGGACGAAAAATACTGCATATACTGCGGAGCTTGTGAAAAATCCTGCCCAGTTGATGCAATTAAGGTTACCAGAACCAATATCAACAGCACACCAATAAAATCCAAATCATGGCAAAAAGCCTTTGATTCCGTGAAAAACTAA
- a CDS encoding 4Fe-4S dicluster domain-containing protein has translation MINIILDQNRCQGSKCAKCAYVCPNNVFTINDVVTVTSPVYCKMCQECIEICPKAAIILNIPDQ, from the coding sequence ATGATCAACATCATATTAGACCAAAACCGTTGCCAAGGTTCAAAATGCGCCAAATGTGCATATGTCTGCCCTAATAATGTTTTCACAATCAACGATGTTGTAACCGTTACCTCCCCAGTGTACTGTAAAATGTGTCAGGAATGTATAGAGATATGTCCTAAAGCCGCAATTATCCTAAATATTCCAGATCAATGA
- the mobB gene encoding molybdopterin-guanine dinucleotide biosynthesis protein B: protein MKIVSVAGTKNTGKTTLVTLLVNELVKRGFKVGTVKHTHVKLDVEGKDTWKHRESGAEIVVGAGGEETFFIINKDMSLEKIITGAEQLDELDFLVLEGYKPANYAKISTSPLDDPFSLAQVDVRELDEKSIGKLVDLVEERSFGKLANLDCGECGYENCQEMALAIVQGDAKENLCVMKQISDVILKVNGNRVPMNPFVNKFIENTFLGMISALKIKEHGEPQKIELLIQHDINQ, encoded by the coding sequence ATGAAGATAGTATCCGTGGCAGGAACCAAAAACACCGGTAAAACCACTTTGGTCACCCTGCTAGTGAATGAACTGGTTAAAAGAGGGTTTAAGGTAGGTACTGTAAAACATACTCATGTTAAGTTAGATGTAGAAGGGAAGGACACTTGGAAACACCGCGAATCTGGAGCGGAAATAGTGGTGGGTGCCGGTGGAGAAGAAACATTTTTCATTATAAATAAAGATATGAGTCTTGAAAAAATAATAACCGGAGCCGAACAGCTGGATGAGCTAGATTTTCTTGTATTAGAAGGATATAAACCTGCTAATTATGCTAAAATTTCCACCTCTCCTTTAGATGATCCTTTCAGTCTGGCCCAAGTGGATGTGCGCGAACTGGATGAAAAATCCATTGGAAAACTAGTAGATCTGGTTGAAGAGAGGAGTTTTGGTAAGCTGGCCAACTTGGACTGTGGTGAATGTGGCTATGAAAACTGTCAGGAGATGGCACTGGCCATAGTACAGGGAGATGCTAAAGAAAACCTATGTGTCATGAAGCAAATATCAGATGTCATTCTTAAAGTTAATGGGAACCGCGTTCCCATGAATCCATTTGTTAATAAATTCATTGAAAACACATTCCTAGGCATGATCAGCGCCCTTAAAATCAAAGAACATGGCGAACCCCAAAAAATCGAACTCCTCATACAACACGACATAAACCAATAG
- a CDS encoding NifB/NifX family molybdenum-iron cluster-binding protein, with translation MKIAVASSDGETVDQHFGQAHHFLIFQMGKGGLKFVELREKSKKPIYDHEYRWKRGLEILKDCRVVFCRRIGDEPRQKLQEIGIEVVESKKETITNAITGYLTSVIREIKSNKKMEVEDAQNRN, from the coding sequence ATGAAGATCGCAGTTGCCTCTAGCGATGGTGAGACAGTAGACCAACACTTCGGACAGGCACACCACTTCCTCATCTTCCAGATGGGAAAAGGAGGCCTAAAATTTGTAGAATTGAGGGAAAAAAGTAAAAAACCAATTTACGATCATGAATATCGTTGGAAAAGAGGTTTGGAAATTCTAAAAGATTGCCGAGTAGTATTTTGTCGAAGAATAGGTGATGAACCCCGTCAAAAATTACAGGAAATTGGAATTGAAGTAGTAGAATCAAAAAAAGAGACTATAACTAATGCTATAACCGGTTACCTTACTTCGGTTATCCGGGAGATAAAATCAAATAAGAAAATGGAGGTAGAAGATGCCCAGAATAGAAATTGA
- the fwdA gene encoding tungsten-dependent formylmethanofuran dehydrogenase subunit FwdA: MEHIIKNGFVYCPQNGVDGEKMDICIKDGKIVEQVSSDANVIDADGKIVMPGGVDPHTHIAGAKVNVGRMYRPEDSKRDVEAGQSGGRAGSGFSVPSTFMTGQRYAQMGYTTAMEAAMPPLLARHTHEEFHDTPIIDHAAYPLFGNNWFVMQYLKDGDIDGCAAYTSWLLKATKGYTIKIVNPGGTEAWAWGGNVHGIHDPTPYFDIESFDIIRGLAEVNEMLGLPHAIHLHCNDLGHPGNFETTLASFDVPKGIKANPQTGSRDAVLYATHVQFHSYGGTSWRDVVSEAPTVADYINKNDHIVFDVGQVTLDETTTMTADGPMEFDLHSLNGLKWANCDVELETGSGLVPFIYAARAPVPALQWAVGIELFLLTKDAGKVCLTTDSPNAGPFTRYPRVISWLMSNKARKDLIDGELHKWAQRKSSVATLDREYSFLEIAQITRSTPAKVLGLSDTKGHLGVGADADVAIYNFNPETQDQSVDYRALESAMQHAAYVLKDGQIVVKDGTVTNPTLRGRSYWVDTSVDETIYNEVLANVEKTFKQYYSVNFANYPVQDEYLPHSAPVKGVMQ; encoded by the coding sequence TTGGAACACATAATCAAAAATGGATTTGTTTACTGTCCACAAAACGGCGTTGATGGAGAAAAAATGGACATCTGCATCAAAGACGGGAAAATTGTGGAACAGGTAAGTTCAGATGCAAATGTGATAGACGCCGATGGCAAAATAGTAATGCCAGGTGGAGTCGATCCTCACACTCACATTGCCGGTGCAAAGGTCAACGTGGGCCGAATGTACCGTCCTGAGGATAGTAAAAGAGATGTTGAAGCCGGACAATCCGGAGGAAGAGCAGGAAGTGGATTTTCAGTTCCATCAACCTTCATGACCGGCCAAAGATACGCCCAAATGGGTTACACCACAGCAATGGAAGCAGCAATGCCTCCATTACTGGCCCGACACACACACGAAGAATTCCATGACACACCCATAATCGACCACGCTGCTTACCCATTATTCGGTAACAACTGGTTCGTAATGCAGTACCTTAAAGATGGAGACATCGATGGATGTGCGGCCTATACCTCATGGCTCTTAAAAGCCACCAAAGGTTACACCATAAAAATCGTGAACCCCGGAGGAACTGAAGCATGGGCCTGGGGAGGAAACGTACACGGAATACACGACCCAACACCCTATTTTGACATAGAATCTTTCGATATAATCAGGGGATTGGCAGAAGTTAACGAAATGCTGGGACTACCCCACGCCATACACCTCCACTGCAACGACCTGGGACACCCAGGAAACTTCGAAACCACCCTGGCATCATTTGATGTGCCAAAAGGAATCAAAGCCAACCCCCAAACCGGAAGCCGTGATGCAGTACTATACGCAACCCACGTGCAGTTCCACAGTTACGGTGGAACAAGCTGGAGAGATGTTGTCTCTGAAGCACCAACTGTGGCTGATTACATCAACAAGAACGACCACATAGTATTTGACGTGGGACAGGTCACCCTGGATGAAACCACCACCATGACTGCTGACGGACCAATGGAATTCGATCTGCACAGCTTAAACGGGTTAAAATGGGCTAACTGTGATGTAGAGCTTGAAACTGGTTCAGGACTTGTTCCGTTCATCTACGCAGCACGAGCACCAGTACCTGCTTTACAATGGGCTGTGGGAATAGAACTCTTCCTGCTAACCAAAGATGCAGGAAAAGTATGTCTAACCACTGACAGTCCAAACGCAGGACCCTTCACCAGATACCCAAGAGTAATCAGCTGGTTAATGAGTAACAAAGCCAGAAAAGACCTCATTGATGGTGAACTCCACAAATGGGCCCAGAGGAAAAGTAGCGTAGCCACCCTTGACCGTGAATACAGCTTCCTGGAAATCGCCCAGATAACCAGATCCACACCAGCCAAAGTCCTGGGTCTATCAGACACCAAAGGACACCTGGGAGTAGGAGCTGATGCTGACGTGGCTATCTACAACTTCAACCCAGAAACACAGGATCAATCCGTAGATTACCGTGCACTTGAATCCGCCATGCAACATGCAGCATACGTATTAAAAGACGGTCAAATTGTGGTCAAAGATGGTACAGTGACCAACCCAACATTACGTGGACGTAGCTACTGGGTGGACACCAGTGTGGATGAGACCATCTACAACGAAGTACTGGCTAATGTGGAAAAAACATTCAAACAGTACTACTCTGTAAACTTTGCAAACTACCCGGTGCAAGACGAATATCTTCCACACTCCGCTCCAGTTAAAGGGGTGATGCAATGA
- a CDS encoding formylmethanofuran dehydrogenase subunit B — protein sequence MMELVKNVVCPFCGTLCDDIICKVEDDEIVGTINACRIGHSKFVHAEGAMRWKKPQVRDENGELVETTYEDAIERAAQVLAKSKRPLMYGWSCTDCDSQAVGMDLAENTKAVIDNTASVCHGPSVLALQDVGYPICTFGEVKNRADVVVYWGCNPMHAHPRHLSRHVFSRGFFRERGRSDRTLIVVDPRESDSSKLADIHIQVGYNQDYELLDAIRAAMMGHEILYDEVAGVPKEDIQAVVEILKNAQFGILFFGMGITHTRGKHRNIDTAIMLTQDLNNFGKFTLIPMRGHYNVTGFNQVATWESGYPYCIDFATGIPRYNPGETGSNDLLQSKEADAMMVIASDPGAHFPQKSLRRMAEIPVIAIEPHRTPTTELADIILPPAIVGMETDGTAYRMEGVPIRMRKVVNSDLLSDQEILEKLLKRVVELKTASK from the coding sequence ATCATGGAACTTGTAAAAAACGTGGTGTGCCCCTTCTGTGGAACACTATGTGATGACATCATCTGTAAAGTGGAAGACGACGAAATCGTCGGAACCATAAACGCCTGCCGGATAGGACACAGTAAATTTGTCCATGCCGAAGGTGCAATGCGCTGGAAAAAACCCCAAGTAAGGGATGAAAACGGCGAACTTGTGGAAACAACCTATGAAGATGCTATTGAAAGGGCTGCTCAAGTCCTGGCTAAATCAAAACGACCATTAATGTACGGATGGAGCTGTACTGACTGTGATTCTCAAGCTGTAGGTATGGACTTAGCTGAAAATACCAAGGCTGTTATTGACAACACTGCATCTGTATGTCACGGACCATCAGTACTGGCTCTGCAGGACGTAGGATACCCTATTTGTACCTTTGGAGAAGTTAAAAACCGTGCCGATGTGGTAGTATACTGGGGATGCAACCCCATGCACGCCCACCCACGCCACCTCTCCAGGCATGTATTCTCCCGGGGATTCTTCAGGGAAAGGGGCCGATCCGACCGAACATTAATAGTGGTGGACCCCCGAGAAAGTGACTCATCAAAACTGGCTGACATACACATTCAGGTAGGATATAACCAGGATTACGAACTCCTGGACGCAATAAGAGCAGCCATGATGGGCCATGAAATCCTCTACGACGAAGTAGCTGGAGTCCCCAAAGAAGACATTCAAGCAGTAGTAGAAATCCTTAAAAACGCCCAGTTCGGTATCCTCTTCTTCGGAATGGGAATCACCCACACCCGGGGAAAACACAGGAACATCGACACAGCTATTATGCTGACCCAGGATCTGAACAACTTTGGTAAATTCACCCTCATACCCATGAGGGGACACTACAACGTGACTGGATTCAACCAGGTTGCTACCTGGGAAAGTGGATACCCTTACTGTATAGACTTCGCCACTGGAATACCAAGGTACAATCCTGGAGAAACGGGATCTAACGATTTACTCCAGAGCAAGGAAGCAGATGCCATGATGGTCATTGCATCCGACCCTGGTGCCCACTTCCCACAGAAGTCCCTACGACGTATGGCTGAGATTCCAGTTATAGCCATTGAGCCACACCGAACCCCAACCACCGAACTGGCGGACATCATCCTACCTCCTGCTATCGTGGGAATGGAAACCGATGGAACTGCCTATCGTATGGAAGGTGTGCCCATCAGGATGAGGAAAGTTGTGAACTCAGATCTACTTTCTGACCAGGAAATACTGGAAAAACTCCTGAAAAGGGTAGTTGAACTCAAAACAGCATCCAAATAA
- a CDS encoding formylmethanofuran dehydrogenase subunit C: MITLTPKEQPEVPIEIDTITPDSLAGKSLDEIKNMPILHGNGQVPLAEFFEVEGDAGATAAETKILIDGDVSQTKRIGQGMTAGEITVKGSVNNYVGAEMEGGLITVEGNAKGWAGQNMRGGELEILGNAGDYVGSAYRGDWRGMSGGKITVHGDVKNEIAEYMNGGKMVIKGDVAIMPGIHMNNGVLIIEGNVIARTGGEMAGGTIVVKGIIDEFLAGFEYLGVEKDIEVEGEVIPGAFYKFRGDYAIKGAKGTVYAAVAGNAHIAP, translated from the coding sequence ATGATTACCTTAACACCAAAAGAACAACCAGAAGTACCTATAGAGATCGACACCATAACCCCTGATTCATTAGCTGGTAAATCCCTTGATGAAATAAAAAACATGCCCATCTTGCATGGTAATGGTCAGGTACCATTAGCTGAATTCTTCGAAGTTGAAGGAGACGCAGGTGCCACAGCTGCTGAAACCAAAATCCTCATTGATGGTGATGTTTCCCAGACCAAACGCATAGGGCAGGGAATGACCGCCGGTGAAATCACAGTCAAAGGCAGCGTCAATAACTACGTTGGTGCTGAAATGGAAGGTGGATTAATAACCGTGGAAGGCAATGCCAAAGGATGGGCTGGACAAAACATGAGAGGCGGAGAACTGGAGATATTGGGAAACGCCGGTGACTACGTTGGATCAGCCTACCGAGGAGACTGGAGAGGTATGAGTGGCGGTAAAATCACTGTCCATGGAGATGTCAAAAACGAAATCGCCGAATACATGAACGGTGGTAAAATGGTCATCAAAGGAGACGTGGCCATCATGCCTGGAATCCACATGAACAACGGAGTCCTGATCATAGAAGGTAACGTCATAGCCAGGACTGGGGGAGAAATGGCTGGCGGAACCATTGTGGTCAAAGGTATCATCGACGAATTCCTGGCTGGCTTCGAATACCTTGGTGTTGAAAAAGACATAGAAGTCGAAGGAGAAGTCATACCCGGAGCATTCTACAAATTTAGAGGAGATTACGCAATAAAAGGAGCTAAGGGAACTGTTTACGCTGCAGTAGCGGGTAACGCCCACATAGCTCCCTAG
- a CDS encoding molybdopterin-dependent oxidoreductase, whose amino-acid sequence MREVLTACTADCPGTCSIIAQVEDERIVKLRGNPEHEITSGFICKNTKNYLKERFYSDRRILHPLKKEDGEWVQVSWDEALDMAASKIRNACENYGSQSILYYQGYGARTALRIINRRFFNLLGGVSTLYGSICGGTGQAGQEMDMGIRISHDPIDHLNSNVILVWGRNPAVTDIHLWKIIIQARRKGAKLVVIDPVNTETARRADIHLQPVPGSDSFLAIAIAKIILKEGFFDEEFINKNTEYFKDYQELLNDYSLNELSQIIDIPLEELYELVRLFAVNHPSSIILGWGLQRYSQGHLTFRLIDALAAITGNIGKSGGGVSHGFDEYGYFSHEYALDDQSHNQRKLSIPVVGEEILQVQDPPIKLVFVTAGNPLAMLANSSKVKKAFESVDDVIMVDHFLNDTADVANLFLPATSFLEDEDLVGSYGHNWISPINPVTKPCGEARSELQIFQELAVQLGFGEEMAGSPREWLGKLAEPIIHEGISLEELLKKPYRFPSAPVTPFIDGKFETESGKFEFPTELDFENLRKLNEKLGLNNEFNLRLLSVSPRDWIGSEIPDKEHGMGVLEVQVHPKVLKEKDIEDCEEVWLESRQGKLLVKVKENDGLRTDYVLTHRGGWRKYNKCVNILTPDLVSDQGNGAPYYETFVRLKRII is encoded by the coding sequence ATGAGGGAAGTTTTAACAGCATGTACAGCCGACTGCCCAGGAACATGCAGTATCATCGCCCAAGTAGAAGATGAAAGAATTGTTAAACTACGTGGGAACCCTGAACATGAGATAACCAGCGGTTTTATCTGCAAAAATACCAAAAACTATTTAAAAGAGCGATTTTACAGTGATAGAAGAATTTTGCATCCATTGAAGAAGGAAGATGGTGAATGGGTGCAGGTAAGCTGGGATGAAGCCCTGGATATGGCTGCCAGTAAAATAAGGAATGCTTGTGAAAACTACGGGAGCCAATCCATCCTTTACTATCAGGGCTACGGAGCCCGTACTGCCCTTAGAATTATTAATCGTCGTTTTTTTAATCTATTAGGTGGTGTTTCCACCCTTTACGGATCAATATGTGGAGGAACAGGGCAGGCGGGTCAGGAAATGGATATGGGAATACGAATATCTCATGATCCAATTGATCATCTTAATAGTAATGTTATATTGGTTTGGGGTCGAAATCCTGCAGTTACCGATATTCATCTGTGGAAGATCATTATCCAGGCTCGCCGGAAAGGTGCTAAACTGGTGGTTATTGATCCAGTGAACACCGAAACCGCACGCAGGGCTGATATTCACCTACAGCCGGTTCCAGGCTCTGATAGTTTTTTGGCCATTGCCATTGCCAAAATAATATTAAAAGAAGGTTTCTTTGATGAAGAATTCATAAACAAGAATACCGAATACTTCAAGGATTACCAGGAGTTACTGAATGATTACAGCCTGAATGAGCTTTCCCAAATAATCGATATCCCCCTAGAAGAACTGTATGAACTGGTAAGATTATTCGCAGTAAATCATCCCAGTAGTATCATCTTAGGTTGGGGTTTGCAACGTTACAGTCAGGGTCATTTGACTTTCCGTCTTATTGATGCATTGGCGGCCATCACCGGAAATATTGGGAAAAGTGGTGGGGGTGTTAGTCATGGTTTTGATGAATACGGATACTTCAGCCATGAGTATGCCCTTGATGATCAATCACATAATCAGAGGAAACTATCCATACCAGTTGTTGGTGAAGAAATTCTCCAGGTGCAAGATCCTCCCATTAAACTCGTATTTGTCACTGCTGGAAATCCACTGGCCATGTTGGCCAACTCATCCAAAGTTAAAAAGGCATTTGAAAGTGTTGATGATGTTATAATGGTTGATCATTTCTTAAATGATACTGCTGATGTGGCTAACCTATTTTTACCTGCAACCAGTTTTCTGGAAGATGAAGATCTAGTGGGAAGCTATGGTCATAACTGGATATCACCCATTAACCCAGTTACCAAACCATGTGGTGAGGCTAGATCCGAATTACAGATATTCCAGGAATTAGCAGTGCAACTTGGATTTGGCGAGGAAATGGCAGGATCACCACGTGAATGGCTGGGCAAACTAGCAGAACCCATAATACATGAGGGAATATCTCTGGAAGAACTTCTAAAAAAACCTTACAGATTCCCATCCGCCCCAGTAACTCCTTTTATTGATGGAAAATTCGAAACTGAATCTGGGAAATTTGAATTCCCAACTGAACTTGATTTTGAAAATCTCAGAAAATTAAACGAAAAATTGGGATTAAATAATGAATTTAACCTTCGATTACTATCAGTTAGCCCCCGAGACTGGATAGGTTCAGAAATACCTGATAAGGAACATGGAATGGGTGTTCTTGAGGTACAGGTCCATCCTAAGGTTCTTAAAGAAAAAGATATTGAAGATTGTGAAGAAGTCTGGCTTGAGTCCCGGCAGGGCAAACTGTTAGTTAAAGTTAAGGAGAATGATGGCCTTAGAACTGATTACGTTCTCACTCATAGGGGTGGATGGCGAAAATATAACAAGTGTGTAAACATTCTGACACCTGATCTGGTAAGTGACCAGGGAAATGGAGCTCCTTACTATGAAACTTTTGTTAGATTGAAAAGAATTATTTAG
- the nifN gene encoding nitrogenase iron-molybdenum cofactor biosynthesis protein NifN, with amino-acid sequence MHSTTKNVPPENVTSAGKSPENNKKKFAVINPCRMCQPMGAVQALLGIEGAMPLIHGSQGCSTYMRFQLCRHFREPINVSSTSMSESTVVYGGEKNLLKALETMKLQYNPTLIGVTSSCLTETIGDDVKGIIRKFHESYKDHSEELPPILSISTPSYSGSHIEGYDKTIKSLLESLALSPESSDKNNVINVIPGNLAPADVEEVKDILHLMELDNIILTDTSESLHAPLNGSIEFLPSSGTTLDEIRQTANSKITLTLSKHADSGGIFLKKRFGVPHVTLPLPVGLENTDLFISTLSSLEDVENIPPVLERDRGRLLDALVDSQAYNYGRKVAIYGDPDLVSGMVSFLTEMGMEPAIIATGTKSNKFSTDIQQIMSRTGHDPLIINGGDLYDLQQQVKKTGVDLLIGNSYGARIALDENIPLFRVGFPIFDRVGAQRIRILGYKGSLNLLDQLTNTIIQHYYDEAGYELMDGAEN; translated from the coding sequence TTGCACAGTACTACTAAGAATGTTCCCCCAGAGAATGTTACATCAGCGGGAAAATCACCGGAGAATAATAAAAAAAAATTCGCAGTGATCAATCCCTGCAGAATGTGTCAACCTATGGGTGCTGTTCAGGCTCTTCTGGGTATTGAAGGTGCCATGCCCCTTATACATGGTTCACAGGGATGCAGTACCTACATGCGCTTCCAGTTATGTCGTCATTTCCGGGAACCAATTAACGTGTCATCCACATCCATGAGTGAGAGTACAGTGGTGTATGGAGGCGAAAAAAACCTCCTAAAGGCCCTGGAAACCATGAAGTTACAGTATAATCCCACCCTGATTGGGGTGACCTCCAGTTGTCTCACTGAGACCATTGGGGATGATGTGAAGGGCATAATAAGGAAATTCCATGAATCTTATAAAGATCATAGCGAAGAGCTTCCTCCCATACTATCAATATCAACGCCCAGTTACAGTGGTTCTCATATTGAAGGTTATGATAAAACCATTAAATCCCTCTTAGAAAGCCTGGCCTTATCCCCTGAATCAAGTGATAAGAATAATGTGATCAATGTCATCCCTGGAAACCTGGCCCCCGCAGATGTGGAGGAAGTTAAAGATATACTACATCTTATGGAACTGGATAACATTATCCTCACGGATACCTCAGAATCACTCCATGCTCCTCTAAATGGATCTATAGAATTTTTACCATCAAGTGGAACAACTTTAGATGAAATTAGACAGACCGCCAATTCAAAAATTACTTTAACCCTATCAAAACATGCAGATTCTGGTGGGATCTTCCTGAAGAAAAGATTTGGTGTTCCCCATGTCACACTACCCCTCCCGGTGGGACTGGAGAACACTGATCTATTCATTAGCACCCTCTCCTCTCTGGAAGATGTTGAAAACATTCCCCCAGTATTGGAACGCGACCGTGGTAGATTACTGGATGCTTTGGTTGATTCTCAGGCATATAACTACGGGCGTAAAGTGGCAATCTACGGAGACCCGGATTTAGTGTCAGGTATGGTGAGTTTCCTGACTGAAATGGGTATGGAACCGGCTATTATAGCCACAGGAACCAAAAGCAACAAATTCAGTACAGACATTCAACAGATCATGTCCCGAACCGGACATGACCCATTGATAATCAATGGTGGAGATCTCTACGACTTACAGCAGCAAGTTAAAAAAACAGGAGTTGATCTCCTGATAGGAAACTCTTACGGGGCCCGAATAGCCCTCGATGAGAACATTCCACTGTTCCGAGTAGGATTTCCAATATTTGACAGGGTTGGTGCCCAGAGAATCCGTATTTTAGGTTACAAGGGAAGTTTAAATCTTTTGGACCAGCTCACCAACACCATCATCCAGCACTACTATGATGAAGCAGGTTATGAGTTAATGGATGGTGCTGAGAATTAA
- a CDS encoding 4Fe-4S binding protein, with amino-acid sequence MAIGLKVYPELCHGCGNCVIACPVNASRSPEIAGGKGPTDDVEIIMIVEDGEIQIKNSNLCGRCGTCVESCPVNAITLEDL; translated from the coding sequence ATGGCAATAGGACTTAAAGTATACCCTGAACTTTGCCACGGATGTGGCAACTGTGTTATCGCCTGTCCAGTGAACGCTTCCAGGAGTCCTGAGATAGCCGGTGGAAAAGGACCAACCGATGATGTGGAAATCATCATGATCGTGGAAGACGGCGAAATACAAATCAAAAATTCCAATCTGTGCGGTAGATGTGGAACCTGCGTGGAAAGCTGCCCAGTCAATGCAATAACACTGGAGGATTTATAA
- the fwdD gene encoding tungsten-dependent formylmethanofuran dehydrogenase subunit FwdD, whose protein sequence is MNVILNTGRTVWQGQAIESGKDLQMYVDAAAICHMNREMMDQMGIEAGDNIEVLSDFGDVVVKVVETHETLPPGMIYIPMGPWANRVIDPDTDSTATPRFKNIPVEIAPTAEEVLDMPTLMKVYKKYS, encoded by the coding sequence ATGAATGTTATATTAAACACTGGAAGAACCGTATGGCAGGGACAAGCCATCGAGTCCGGTAAAGACCTTCAGATGTATGTAGATGCCGCTGCCATCTGTCACATGAACCGTGAAATGATGGATCAGATGGGAATAGAAGCAGGAGACAACATCGAAGTACTATCAGATTTCGGCGATGTAGTGGTTAAAGTAGTAGAAACCCATGAAACCCTACCTCCAGGAATGATATACATTCCCATGGGGCCCTGGGCTAACCGGGTAATCGACCCAGATACAGACTCTACAGCCACACCCCGATTCAAAAACATACCAGTAGAAATCGCTCCAACCGCAGAAGAAGTACTGGATATGCCAACTTTGATGAAAGTTTACAAGAAATATAGCTAA
- a CDS encoding 4Fe-4S dicluster domain-containing protein: MPRIEIDHDKCDASDCAECVDSCPMSIFQLENNKIITKSGEDCNLCEMCQDLCPSSAINITE; the protein is encoded by the coding sequence ATGCCCAGAATAGAAATTGATCATGATAAATGTGATGCTAGTGACTGTGCAGAATGTGTGGATTCATGTCCCATGTCAATTTTTCAGTTGGAAAATAATAAAATAATCACCAAATCAGGGGAAGACTGTAATTTATGCGAAATGTGCCAGGATCTATGTCCCAGCTCAGCCATAAACATAACAGAATAA